The following are encoded together in the Lathyrus oleraceus cultivar Zhongwan6 chromosome 3, CAAS_Psat_ZW6_1.0, whole genome shotgun sequence genome:
- the LOC127130746 gene encoding uncharacterized protein LOC127130746 gives MIVEKVMRTLTSRFDHVIVAILESNNLETMKLEDLTWKKRGGVNKFKIKRGKIQSKKSWSNPQKHKLNDRAYKSSKRGERNSYQKDKEEKKGVQCYSCEKWGHLAKNCCYRKYKGAKKGNNEVANLARQDSYDYEDMVVMAAVANDHVECKILFLDTSCLNHMTGRKLWLTDFDESMKRKDKLVDNSLLQVEGTSDIIIQMNN, from the exons atgatagttgagaaggtaatgCGTACGTTGACCTCTCGCTTTGATCATGTTATCGTTGCTATTCTagaatccaacaatcttgaaacaatgaaactggaagatttg ACATGGAAGAAACGTGGTGGTGTCAACAAGTTCAAGATCAAAAGAGGCAAGATTCAGAGCAAGAAGTCTTGGTCGAACCCTCAAAAGCATAAGCTCAATGATAGGGCTTATAAATCCTCCAAAAGAGGAGAAAGAAACTCCTatcagaaagacaaagaagaGAAAAAAGGTGTGCAATGCTATAGCTGTGAAAAATGGGGTCACTTGGCAAAGAATTGTTGTTATAGGAAATACAAGGGAGCGAAAAAAGGCAATAATGAAGTAGCAAACCTTGCACGCCAAGATTCATATGATTATGAAGATATGGTGGTTATGGCTGCAGTTGCAAATGACCATGTCGAATGCAAAATTTTGTTTCTCGACACAAGCTGCTTGAATCACATGACTGGTAGGAAATTATGGTTGACAGATTTCGATGAGTCGATGAAGAGAAAGGACAAACTTGTTGATAATAGCTTATTGCAAGTAGAAGGTACAAGCGACATAATTATTCAAATGAACAATTGA
- the LOC127129145 gene encoding uncharacterized protein LOC127129145, translating to MAASMSSFLSMKPMKPRETYLKRFNIRRGMQVIKVQNYHQDEGRSTDIVDGNLNVLKERIEIVKVKERLERCCRYRHGWNYVPLSINDHKRNKREKELRSFIELICLVCGTIGLTSFVGTLFLCLVSLIVHLQV from the exons ATGGCTGCTTCTATGTCTTCTTTCTTATCTATGAAACCTATGAAACCAAGAGAAACATATCTCAAGAGATTCAACATACGTCGAGGGATGCAAGTAATAAAAGTACAAAATTATCATCAAGATGAAG GGAGATCAACCGATATAGTAGATGGAAATTTGAATGTTCTAAAGGAGAGGATAGAGATAGTGAAGGTGAAGGAGAGACTTGAAAGGTGTTGTAGATATCGACATGGTTGGAATTATGTGCCACTTTCTATTAATGATcataaaagaaacaaaagagaGAAAGAATTGAGAAGCTTCATTGAGTTGATTTGTCTAGTTTGTGGAACTATTGGTTTGACCTCTTTTGTTGGAACCCTTTTCCTTTGCCTTGTTTCATTGATTGTTCATTTGCAAGTATGA